In one window of Helianthus annuus cultivar XRQ/B chromosome 17, HanXRQr2.0-SUNRISE, whole genome shotgun sequence DNA:
- the LOC110926149 gene encoding kirola, with the protein MALSGKLIGYVEISKTGDVFHDLFRHNPHKIVEITPHKVHDCELHEGDRGVVGSIISWHYTHEGKKKICKQIIESVNEENHMIVFKVIGGELGEIYKSFTIIFHVEPKGDGQQVTWTFEFEKPDTSVPYPTSMMDYLCNLVKDLDAHNSDH; encoded by the exons ATGGCTTTATCAGGAAAGTTAATCGGTTATGTAGAGATCAGTAAGACCGGTGATGTCTTTCATGACCTCTTTAGACACAATCCTCACAAGATAGTTGAAATAACCCCCCATAAGGTTCATGACTGTGAGCTGCATGAGGGCGATAGAGGGGTCGTTGGATCTATCATCTCTTGGCACTACACTCACG AGGGAAAGAAAAAAATTTGTAAACAGATTATTGAATCAGTGAATGAGGAAAACCACATGATTGTGTTCAAGGTAATTGGAGGAGAACTAGGGGAGATATACAAGAGCTTCACGATCATATTTCATGTTGAACCAAAGGGTGATGGACAGCAGGTTACATGGACCTTTGAGTTTGAGAAACCAGATACAAGTGTACCCTATCCAACTTCTATGATGGATTATCTATGCAATCTTGTTAAGGATTTGGATGCTCATAACAGTGACCACTAA